The Spirosoma radiotolerans genome has a window encoding:
- the recF gene encoding DNA replication/repair protein RecF (All proteins in this family for which functions are known are DNA-binding proteins that assist the filamentation of RecA onto DNA for the initiation of recombination or recombinational repair.): MHLEKLSLTNFKNYEDARYVFGQQVNVIVGPNGSGKTNLLDAVYFLSLSKSAFQTQDALSILHDTDYFIIDGIFEEHTDRNVQITISLQRGQRKVLMADKKPYERISEHIGRFPVVLVAPNDTDLVREHSEDRRHFFDGVLSQLDSTYLRDYLMYQQVLKQRNSLLKLFAERSQVDNDLLDTYDEPLLVLGQKIHERRKQFIDEFLPSFRVHYAYLSEEREEVNIVYESEMSNPDFADEFRHFRRRDTVLQRTTMGVHKDDYSFIIGGGNNQPPVPLKKFGSQGQQKTFVIALKLAQFDQLQTEKGIKPILLLDDIFDKLDDRRIGKLIQQMDEGVFGQLFITDARPERTRELLNKVKADVRFFEVGKS, from the coding sequence ATGCACCTCGAAAAGCTTAGCCTGACCAATTTTAAGAACTATGAAGATGCCCGGTACGTCTTTGGACAACAGGTAAATGTGATTGTAGGTCCCAATGGTAGCGGCAAAACAAACCTGCTGGACGCGGTGTATTTTCTGTCATTAAGCAAAAGTGCCTTCCAGACGCAGGACGCTTTGAGCATTTTGCATGATACAGACTATTTTATTATCGATGGTATTTTTGAAGAACATACGGACCGTAATGTTCAGATTACGATCAGTTTGCAACGGGGACAGCGGAAAGTCCTGATGGCGGATAAAAAGCCGTATGAGCGCATCAGTGAACACATTGGTCGGTTTCCGGTGGTGTTGGTTGCGCCCAATGATACAGACCTGGTGCGGGAGCATAGCGAAGATCGTCGGCATTTTTTCGATGGTGTGCTCTCTCAACTCGATTCAACTTATTTACGGGATTACCTGATGTACCAGCAGGTACTCAAGCAACGAAACAGTCTGCTCAAACTATTTGCCGAGCGAAGTCAGGTCGATAATGATCTGCTCGATACTTACGATGAACCTCTGTTAGTATTGGGTCAGAAAATTCACGAGCGCCGGAAACAGTTCATTGACGAGTTCCTTCCCAGCTTTCGGGTGCACTACGCCTATCTGAGCGAAGAGCGCGAAGAGGTAAACATTGTCTATGAGTCAGAAATGAGCAACCCCGATTTTGCCGATGAATTCCGGCACTTTCGTCGGCGCGATACGGTGTTGCAACGCACCACCATGGGCGTGCATAAAGACGATTACTCCTTTATAATAGGTGGCGGCAACAATCAGCCGCCCGTACCGCTGAAAAAATTTGGTTCCCAGGGGCAGCAGAAAACGTTTGTAATTGCCCTCAAGCTGGCCCAGTTCGATCAGTTACAGACCGAGAAAGGTATCAAGCCTATTTTATTGCTGGATGATATTTTCGACAAACTGGATGATCGACGCATTGGTAAGCTTATTCAGCAAATGGACGAAGGTGTGTTTGGCCAGCTTTTCATTACCGACGCCCGCCCCGAACGCACCCGAGAATTGCTCAACAAGGTGAAAGCCGATGTTAGGTTCTTCGAAGTCGGTAAAAGCTAG
- a CDS encoding TetR/AcrR family transcriptional regulator has translation MKERILDEAERLFWKYGVRSVTMEDIARKLGISKKTIYQHFSDKEQILYQVIEGKTGRDQFAMECMVVGITNPVEELLSVLSLMQKNADQISPNLLIDIKRYYPQAFAIFRQYKEEQIMRSILENIQKGISQGLYRADINPTILARLRVEQIELAFDNDIFPTDQYSMHDIQSELTHHFVRGMLTEKGFTIYNQFLNRGVQPIIYENK, from the coding sequence ATGAAGGAAAGGATTCTTGATGAGGCCGAACGGCTATTCTGGAAATACGGCGTTCGCTCGGTAACGATGGAGGATATTGCCCGTAAACTTGGTATTTCCAAGAAGACGATCTATCAGCATTTTTCTGATAAAGAGCAGATTCTGTATCAGGTTATCGAGGGTAAAACCGGTAGAGATCAGTTTGCTATGGAGTGTATGGTCGTTGGTATTACAAATCCGGTCGAAGAACTCTTAAGTGTTCTGAGCCTGATGCAGAAGAACGCTGACCAGATTAGTCCGAATCTGCTCATTGATATAAAACGCTATTACCCGCAGGCGTTTGCCATTTTCAGGCAATATAAAGAAGAACAGATTATGCGGTCTATTCTTGAAAATATACAAAAAGGTATTTCTCAAGGCCTATATCGCGCCGACATAAATCCAACCATTTTGGCCCGTCTTCGGGTCGAGCAGATCGAACTGGCTTTCGACAATGATATTTTTCCCACCGACCAATATTCAATGCACGACATTCAGTCTGAACTGACTCATCACTTCGTGCGCGGTATGCTTACCGAAAAAGGATTCACCATTTACAACCAGTTTTTGAATAGAGGAGTACAACCAATTATCTATGAAAACAAATAG
- a CDS encoding TolC family protein produces MKTNSILFIAALWLPTIWLGSGASAQVSTQPSVGQQPTGAAASGQQPGVQQAAGTGAIIAQPGTTPGTGSSVPSQPGINSAVGTPSISPAEGPVNLQPTVISSFNSGLGLSPTGLKPSGQSGNGQAFTLQEAIDFALQKNVNVRNSQLDAVSAEARIREVKASGLPQVAASASLTDNLIIQRAFLPAVFFNPNASPDAPAVPVQFGVAYSSNASVNLNQVIYSASLNVGLRAAATYRELAQRNLQATKVTVAEQVAKAYYGVLVALERAKLLDYNISRLDTLLKETGAMNKQGFVERLDVQRLEVQANNLQAERQNVQNLIELSYTLLKFQMGLGVNDEITLSERLLDRSVDDLRPLISPDPTFQYRSRIEYSTLETQIKLAEQDIELTQKGYLPSASGFANYGYNSGRNAFGQLITAPWFNFATVGLSLQVPIFDGFQKRNQIAQKRITLQKAQNSGELLRNSIDLQIRQASITLRNSLQTLQTQQRNRDLAQEIVRVTQIKYKEGVGSSIEVLNAEASYREAQTNYFSSLYDFLITKVDQDRSLGRLYVGN; encoded by the coding sequence ATGAAAACAAATAGTATACTTTTCATTGCAGCGCTTTGGCTGCCCACCATCTGGTTAGGATCAGGCGCTTCGGCTCAGGTCTCTACTCAGCCTTCGGTGGGACAGCAACCTACCGGGGCTGCGGCAAGTGGTCAGCAGCCCGGAGTGCAGCAGGCTGCGGGTACGGGTGCTATCATAGCGCAGCCAGGCACAACCCCTGGCACGGGCTCGTCAGTTCCTTCACAACCAGGTATCAATTCAGCCGTTGGAACCCCATCGATCAGTCCGGCAGAAGGACCGGTAAATCTTCAGCCTACTGTTATCTCAAGTTTCAACTCAGGTTTAGGGTTATCACCAACGGGTCTGAAGCCTTCGGGTCAATCAGGAAACGGACAAGCGTTTACACTACAGGAAGCCATTGACTTTGCGTTACAAAAAAATGTCAATGTGCGTAATAGCCAGCTAGATGCCGTGAGTGCTGAAGCCCGCATCCGGGAGGTTAAAGCGTCGGGTCTGCCTCAGGTAGCCGCTAGCGCGTCACTGACCGATAACCTGATAATCCAGCGGGCTTTTTTACCCGCTGTCTTTTTCAATCCGAATGCCTCTCCAGACGCACCGGCGGTGCCGGTCCAGTTTGGGGTTGCTTACTCGAGCAATGCGTCTGTCAACCTAAACCAGGTAATTTACAGCGCCAGTCTGAATGTTGGCTTACGGGCTGCAGCTACCTATCGGGAACTGGCTCAGCGCAACCTACAAGCAACGAAAGTAACGGTAGCTGAACAGGTTGCCAAGGCTTATTATGGTGTACTGGTGGCGTTAGAACGGGCTAAATTACTCGACTATAACATCAGCCGATTGGATACGCTGCTGAAAGAAACCGGGGCTATGAATAAGCAGGGCTTTGTTGAACGGCTGGATGTGCAGCGCCTGGAAGTACAGGCGAATAACCTGCAGGCTGAGCGTCAGAATGTCCAGAATCTGATTGAGCTGAGTTATACGCTATTGAAGTTTCAGATGGGTTTAGGCGTTAACGACGAAATTACGCTGTCAGAACGGCTGCTGGACCGAAGCGTAGATGATCTTCGGCCATTGATTTCGCCAGACCCTACTTTTCAGTACCGAAGCCGAATTGAGTATTCAACCCTGGAAACCCAGATTAAACTGGCCGAACAGGATATCGAATTGACGCAGAAAGGCTACTTGCCATCGGCATCCGGGTTTGCAAACTATGGGTATAACAGTGGCCGAAATGCATTTGGCCAGCTCATAACAGCGCCGTGGTTCAATTTTGCAACGGTTGGGTTAAGCTTACAAGTCCCCATCTTCGACGGGTTCCAGAAGCGCAATCAAATCGCTCAGAAACGGATTACGTTACAGAAGGCACAGAACAGTGGGGAGTTGCTTCGTAATTCCATCGATCTGCAAATTCGTCAGGCAAGCATTACCCTGAGAAATAGTCTGCAAACTCTTCAGACCCAGCAGCGCAATCGCGATCTGGCGCAGGAAATTGTGCGGGTAACGCAGATCAAATACAAAGAGGGTGTTGGGTCCAGTATTGAAGTGCTCAATGCGGAGGCATCGTACCGGGAAGCACAAACCAATTACTTCTCTTCCTTATATGATTTTTTAATCACGAAAGTTGATCAGGACCGGTCGCTGGGCCGGCTCTACGTGGGAAACTAA
- a CDS encoding efflux RND transporter periplasmic adaptor subunit, which yields MKPYYAIALVSLLAACSGEKKTDVQSKRDELNELKSQQTELTTKIKTLEADLAKLEPKKKENERVKDVSVAPLSASTFKHFVELQGTIDAKNNVQVSPKSGGVLTSVYVKEGDQVRAGQAIAKVDDQLLRESMAELKTQLSLANTIYEKQASLWKQQIGTEIQYLQAKNNKESLERRMSTLNAQLGQSTVTAPISGVVDQVMVKIGQSAAPGMPLVRIVNLSQLKVVAKVADTYSGSVRKGDMVLIEFPDLKKTLNSRISFVATTVDPLSRTFTIEAPLPSDNALKPNMLARIKINDETKANAIVINQNLIQSTENGQLVYVAVNEGGKKVAKARTVKTGQSYGGQIAVTQGLQAGDQIVTAGYQDLVDGQAISF from the coding sequence ATGAAACCATACTACGCAATTGCCCTCGTGAGCTTATTAGCTGCCTGCTCAGGGGAGAAAAAAACAGATGTGCAAAGCAAACGGGATGAACTCAACGAGTTGAAATCCCAGCAGACGGAGTTAACGACGAAGATCAAAACACTGGAAGCCGATCTGGCCAAACTTGAGCCAAAGAAAAAAGAAAACGAGCGTGTAAAAGACGTATCGGTAGCGCCTTTATCGGCCTCTACGTTCAAACATTTCGTTGAGCTACAAGGTACAATCGATGCAAAAAATAACGTACAGGTATCGCCGAAGTCGGGCGGTGTTTTGACGTCGGTTTATGTAAAGGAAGGCGATCAGGTTCGGGCTGGCCAGGCCATTGCCAAGGTCGACGATCAGCTGTTGCGGGAGTCGATGGCTGAATTAAAAACGCAGTTGTCACTTGCCAACACGATCTATGAAAAACAAGCTTCTTTATGGAAGCAGCAAATCGGCACCGAGATCCAATATTTGCAAGCGAAAAATAACAAAGAGTCGCTCGAACGCCGGATGTCTACGCTTAATGCGCAATTGGGTCAGTCGACGGTAACGGCGCCGATTTCGGGAGTTGTCGATCAGGTTATGGTAAAAATCGGTCAGTCGGCAGCACCGGGTATGCCGCTCGTTCGGATTGTCAATCTGTCGCAGCTCAAGGTCGTCGCGAAAGTGGCGGATACCTATTCGGGAAGTGTTCGGAAAGGAGACATGGTGCTGATCGAATTTCCTGATTTAAAGAAAACGCTGAACTCACGTATCTCCTTTGTGGCAACAACGGTCGATCCGCTGAGTCGGACATTTACGATTGAAGCTCCTCTCCCATCCGATAATGCATTGAAGCCAAACATGCTGGCCCGCATCAAAATCAATGACGAGACGAAAGCCAATGCGATTGTGATCAACCAGAATTTGATTCAGAGTACGGAGAATGGCCAGTTGGTGTATGTAGCCGTAAATGAAGGCGGCAAGAAGGTAGCAAAAGCGCGGACCGTGAAAACGGGTCAGTCGTACGGTGGTCAGATCGCCGTTACGCAGGGATTACAGGCAGGTGACCAAATTGTTACGGCTGGCTATCAGGATTTGGTTGATGGACAGGCAATTAGTTTCTAA
- a CDS encoding efflux RND transporter permease subunit translates to MKFEQYKTLGFTNWCVENRTAIYIFTFLITLGGLFVYNNLPKEQFPDIKVPQVYINTVYVGTAPADIENTINKQIEKQLKSISGVKRIKSNALQDVSVILVEFNPDVQSSDALQRVRDAIDKAKPDLPQELDSGPTAQDVDFSEMPIMNVNMAGNFSLKQLKEYAEDLQDVIEGMPEIRRVDIIGALEREIQINVDLPRMQSAGLAFSDIQQAIQGENINVSGGELPIDGVRRTVRVKGEFTDVAQLQNLQIRTATGATVKLGDIAEVRDNFEEQQNFARLNNKSVVTLNVIKRAGANLISAADRIEKTIEEYKETRFPEGLEVKITADQSERTRENVNDLINTVVLGFIFVVLVLMFFMGVRDAIFVGLSVPLSALVAFVLMPVLGPLVGASFTLNTMVLFAFLLGLGLVVDDAIVVIENSHRLFNENKDWDIKQAVKAAAGEVFVPVLSGTLTTIAPFFPLLFWPGIVGEFMKFLPLTLILTLFASLFVAYVINPVFAVTFMKRHEDDNHEDKQSFQEIKRPLMIMTVLAGVGYVIDRGIGNLFVLFIILYVFNHYVLTPKLIVPFQESMLPALKNGYRRLISWILTGWRPVLAIVAAFGLLILTFIITGIAKPKVLFFPSGEPDYIYVYNVMPIGTDARVTDSVTKVIEKRVFKVLEENKATDIVNSVISNVGKNAGDPMNPDRSATPQKSKVTIAFKPNEERHGISTDSLLSKVRVAVSGLPGSELSVERESNGPPTGKPIAIEIAGEEFDELKKLEKEVRLKIAQAGIQGIDQLKSDLITNKPEIVIDIDREKAEREGISSGQVAMAIRTALFGTEVSKFRDAKDEYPIMVRLKPDDRSQIDRLLSLNVVYRDMVMGGQLRQVPITSVTNISYSTTFSQINRKNQERLVTLSSDVVPGYNANEIVAQIQQVIKDIEVPNGYTLKMGGEQEDQQESMNFLVSAFGIAMLLIYLIMATQFNSVVKPLIIFVTILFSLIGVLLGFVIFNKEFSVIMSGVGIIALAGIVVKNGILLIEFIEELRGRGVPLREAIIEAGGIRLTPVLLTASAAVLGLIPLALGITVDFVGLFRNFDPHIIVGGDSSVFWNILAWTIIFGLTFSTVLTLVIVPCMYWVNERIRMKWFGKKDPALERQEELEEELV, encoded by the coding sequence ATGAAATTTGAACAGTATAAAACCCTCGGATTCACCAACTGGTGCGTTGAGAACCGAACGGCGATTTACATCTTCACCTTCCTGATTACACTGGGTGGGCTGTTCGTGTACAACAACCTGCCTAAAGAGCAGTTTCCGGATATTAAGGTGCCCCAGGTGTATATCAACACCGTTTATGTAGGGACCGCTCCGGCCGACATTGAAAATACGATCAACAAGCAGATTGAAAAGCAACTGAAGTCTATTTCGGGGGTGAAGCGCATCAAATCGAATGCCTTGCAGGACGTGTCGGTTATTCTGGTTGAGTTCAACCCCGATGTGCAATCGTCGGATGCCTTACAGCGCGTTCGGGATGCCATCGACAAGGCGAAGCCAGATCTGCCCCAGGAACTTGATTCAGGGCCAACGGCGCAGGATGTTGACTTCTCCGAAATGCCGATCATGAACGTGAACATGGCCGGAAATTTCTCGCTGAAACAACTGAAAGAGTATGCCGAAGATTTACAGGATGTGATTGAAGGTATGCCCGAAATTCGCCGGGTTGACATCATCGGCGCGCTGGAACGCGAAATACAGATCAACGTCGATCTACCTCGTATGCAGTCAGCCGGTCTGGCTTTCTCCGATATTCAGCAGGCTATTCAGGGCGAAAATATCAACGTATCGGGTGGTGAATTACCTATCGACGGGGTTCGCCGGACGGTGCGGGTAAAAGGCGAATTTACGGATGTTGCGCAGCTTCAAAACCTGCAAATTCGTACGGCTACGGGCGCCACCGTTAAACTTGGCGACATTGCTGAAGTGCGGGACAACTTTGAAGAACAGCAGAACTTTGCCCGGTTGAATAACAAATCGGTTGTTACGCTGAACGTCATCAAACGGGCGGGTGCTAACCTGATCTCGGCCGCCGACCGCATCGAAAAAACCATCGAAGAGTACAAAGAGACCCGTTTTCCGGAAGGTCTGGAGGTGAAAATCACGGCCGATCAATCGGAGCGGACGCGCGAAAACGTGAATGACCTCATCAATACGGTTGTTCTTGGTTTCATCTTCGTTGTATTGGTGCTCATGTTCTTCATGGGTGTTCGCGATGCTATCTTCGTCGGACTATCGGTTCCTTTGTCGGCTCTGGTCGCGTTTGTCTTGATGCCGGTGCTGGGGCCGCTGGTAGGGGCCTCGTTTACCTTGAACACGATGGTGCTTTTTGCCTTTCTGCTTGGTTTGGGACTTGTTGTGGATGACGCGATCGTGGTTATCGAAAACTCACACCGACTCTTCAATGAGAACAAAGACTGGGATATCAAACAAGCTGTGAAAGCGGCTGCCGGAGAGGTATTCGTACCCGTGTTATCCGGAACGCTAACGACCATTGCGCCTTTCTTTCCGCTCCTGTTCTGGCCGGGTATTGTGGGTGAATTTATGAAGTTTTTGCCCCTAACGCTTATCTTAACGCTGTTCGCTTCCTTGTTCGTGGCTTATGTCATCAACCCCGTTTTCGCTGTAACGTTCATGAAACGGCACGAAGATGATAACCACGAAGACAAACAGAGCTTCCAGGAAATCAAACGGCCGCTTATGATTATGACCGTGCTGGCGGGTGTTGGTTATGTGATCGACCGGGGTATTGGCAACCTGTTTGTCCTGTTCATTATTCTGTACGTATTCAATCACTACGTGTTGACGCCGAAACTGATTGTGCCGTTCCAGGAAAGTATGTTACCTGCGCTTAAGAACGGCTACCGCCGGTTAATATCGTGGATACTGACCGGATGGCGGCCTGTTCTGGCTATCGTAGCCGCGTTCGGTTTGCTGATTCTGACCTTCATTATCACCGGAATTGCCAAGCCAAAAGTCCTCTTCTTCCCAAGTGGTGAGCCGGATTATATCTACGTGTACAACGTAATGCCTATCGGTACCGACGCCCGGGTAACGGATTCGGTGACCAAAGTTATTGAAAAACGGGTATTTAAGGTACTGGAAGAGAACAAGGCGACTGATATTGTAAACTCGGTTATTTCTAACGTTGGCAAGAACGCTGGTGATCCTATGAATCCTGATCGCTCGGCCACTCCACAGAAATCGAAGGTCACGATTGCGTTTAAACCAAATGAAGAACGGCACGGCATATCAACGGATTCGCTGTTGAGCAAGGTTCGGGTGGCCGTGAGCGGTTTGCCAGGCAGCGAACTTTCAGTAGAACGTGAATCCAACGGACCGCCAACGGGTAAACCCATTGCGATTGAGATTGCGGGCGAAGAGTTCGATGAGCTTAAGAAACTGGAAAAAGAAGTTCGCCTGAAAATTGCGCAGGCCGGAATTCAGGGAATCGACCAGCTGAAGTCGGATTTAATTACCAACAAGCCTGAAATCGTGATTGACATTGACCGGGAGAAAGCTGAACGGGAAGGCATCTCATCGGGTCAGGTAGCGATGGCCATTCGGACAGCCTTGTTTGGTACAGAAGTCTCAAAATTCCGGGATGCCAAAGACGAATACCCAATCATGGTTCGCCTGAAACCCGACGACCGGAGTCAGATCGACCGGTTGCTGAGCCTAAACGTTGTGTATCGCGACATGGTTATGGGGGGGCAACTGCGGCAGGTTCCGATTACATCGGTAACGAATATCAGTTATTCGACGACGTTTAGCCAGATTAACCGCAAAAACCAGGAGCGGCTCGTTACGTTGAGTTCCGATGTGGTGCCAGGCTATAATGCGAACGAGATTGTGGCCCAAATCCAACAGGTGATCAAGGACATTGAGGTACCAAACGGCTACACGCTCAAAATGGGCGGTGAACAGGAAGACCAGCAGGAATCAATGAACTTCCTGGTGTCGGCCTTTGGTATTGCCATGCTGTTGATTTACCTGATTATGGCTACGCAATTTAACTCGGTGGTAAAACCGCTGATCATCTTCGTTACAATCCTGTTCTCGTTGATTGGCGTGTTGCTTGGGTTTGTTATTTTCAATAAAGAGTTCTCCGTCATCATGTCAGGGGTTGGTATCATCGCGCTAGCCGGTATTGTGGTGAAAAACGGTATTCTGCTGATCGAATTCATTGAAGAGTTACGCGGTCGGGGCGTTCCCCTGCGTGAGGCCATCATTGAAGCGGGCGGTATCCGGTTAACACCCGTGTTGCTGACGGCCTCGGCTGCCGTACTGGGCCTGATTCCGCTGGCGCTGGGTATCACCGTAGACTTTGTTGGGTTGTTCCGTAATTTCGATCCACACATCATCGTCGGTGGTGATAGCTCCGTATTCTGGAACATTCTTGCCTGGACGATCATTTTCGGACTAACATTTTCGACCGTCCTGACGCTTGTTATCGTGCCCTGTATGTATTGGGTCAACGAGCGCATTCGGATGAAGTGGTTTGGTAAGAAAGACCCCGCACTCGAACGTCAGGAGGAACTGGAAGAAGAGCTGGTTTAA
- a CDS encoding metallophosphoesterase yields the protein MNRTSLFVILPVILLLIDWYVFQAVKTLSRSATEGTQRIITIAFWGFTAISLLLYIIMQLLPPDSISRNTRTFLWAFIAIPYFSKIFAVLIILIDDIGRFFRWIVSLFYKPEVREAVEDTTRKTMPATDTITRSDFLMKTALVVGAVPLVGFSWGILSGAHDYRIRRIKLPLKNLPSGFNGMTIAQISDIHSGSFFNKTAVKGGVEMLLGQKPDMVFFTGDLVNSHAEEVNSYIDVFNKVKAPMGVYSTLGNHDYGKYVQWPSVQAERQNVMNVVAAHKQMGWNILMDENKILEQNGDKIALIGVQNLGFGPAALRAGNLAKAYEGTKDYPVKLLLSHDPTHWDAEVRPKFPDIDVQFSGHTHGAQFGVDLGDVKWSPAQYFYKQWAGLYQDGDQRLYVNRGYGYIGYPGRVGILPEITIFELVKA from the coding sequence ATGAATCGAACTTCTTTATTTGTCATACTTCCTGTTATTCTGCTCCTGATCGACTGGTATGTTTTTCAGGCAGTTAAAACCCTCAGTCGGTCGGCTACCGAAGGTACGCAGCGCATCATTACCATCGCTTTCTGGGGCTTTACCGCCATCTCATTGCTGTTGTATATTATTATGCAACTGCTGCCGCCCGACTCCATTAGCCGCAACACGCGTACGTTTCTATGGGCGTTTATCGCAATTCCTTATTTCTCGAAAATCTTCGCCGTACTAATTATTCTGATTGATGACATTGGCCGGTTCTTCCGGTGGATTGTTTCGCTTTTCTACAAGCCCGAGGTTCGCGAAGCCGTTGAGGATACGACCCGCAAAACCATGCCTGCTACGGATACCATTACCCGATCCGATTTTCTGATGAAAACGGCGTTGGTAGTTGGTGCCGTACCCCTGGTCGGATTTAGCTGGGGCATTCTGTCGGGGGCGCACGACTACCGAATCCGGCGCATTAAGTTACCGCTTAAGAACCTGCCTTCCGGTTTCAACGGCATGACCATTGCCCAGATTTCGGATATTCACTCCGGAAGTTTTTTCAACAAAACGGCGGTCAAGGGGGGCGTCGAGATGCTCCTGGGCCAAAAACCCGACATGGTGTTTTTTACCGGTGATCTGGTCAACAGCCATGCTGAAGAGGTAAATAGCTACATCGACGTATTCAATAAAGTAAAGGCGCCTATGGGCGTTTACTCAACCTTAGGCAATCATGATTACGGCAAGTACGTGCAGTGGCCAAGCGTTCAGGCCGAACGTCAGAATGTGATGAATGTAGTGGCCGCTCACAAGCAGATGGGTTGGAACATACTGATGGATGAGAACAAGATTCTGGAGCAGAACGGCGACAAAATCGCGCTGATTGGGGTTCAGAATCTTGGTTTTGGCCCGGCGGCCTTACGGGCTGGTAACTTGGCAAAAGCTTATGAAGGCACGAAGGATTACCCTGTCAAACTCCTCCTTTCCCACGATCCCACGCACTGGGATGCCGAAGTTCGCCCAAAATTCCCGGATATAGATGTTCAGTTTAGTGGTCATACCCACGGTGCTCAGTTTGGCGTTGACTTGGGCGATGTGAAATGGAGCCCGGCACAGTATTTTTACAAGCAGTGGGCAGGTTTATACCAGGATGGTGACCAGCGCCTGTATGTAAACCGTGGATACGGCTATATTGGCTATCCGGGTCGAGTCGGTATTTTGCCGGAGATCACTATTTTTGAATTGGTGAAAGCTTGA
- a CDS encoding dienelactone hydrolase family protein: protein MKIVFITGLSFLMSLFSYLKPAQPQETAIPLCHTTDSPGNDMSAMAADPAFQRLHEAPLPFTYMGAGEMIKFSTPDGQSANGFLLKAKKPSNKWLLVYQEWWGLNDNIKQQSETFYNDLKDVNVLAVDMYDGKVATEPSEAGKLMQGASKDRLMSIQKGAIAYAGPKAEFASVGWCFGGMLSLQSAMLEGKQAKGCVMYYGRPEQDVEKLKTLNTDVLGFFGSQDKGITPESVKTFEENMAKAGEKVTVKMYDAGHGFANPSNPVYNKEAAADAYKLALAYLKDKLKA from the coding sequence ATGAAAATTGTATTTATTACAGGACTATCCTTTTTGATGTCGCTGTTTTCGTACCTGAAACCAGCACAGCCCCAGGAAACAGCCATCCCACTCTGTCACACGACCGATTCACCGGGAAACGACATGTCGGCTATGGCGGCTGATCCTGCTTTCCAGCGGCTTCATGAAGCCCCTCTTCCTTTCACCTACATGGGTGCGGGTGAGATGATCAAATTCTCGACGCCGGATGGGCAGTCAGCAAACGGATTTCTGTTGAAAGCCAAAAAGCCATCGAACAAATGGCTCCTGGTCTATCAGGAATGGTGGGGCCTGAACGACAACATTAAACAGCAGTCAGAAACGTTTTACAATGATCTCAAAGACGTGAACGTGCTGGCGGTTGATATGTATGATGGTAAAGTAGCTACGGAGCCATCTGAAGCGGGCAAATTGATGCAGGGAGCCAGCAAAGACCGGCTCATGAGCATTCAGAAAGGAGCTATTGCCTACGCAGGACCTAAAGCGGAGTTTGCGAGTGTTGGCTGGTGTTTTGGCGGCATGTTATCGCTGCAGTCGGCTATGCTGGAAGGAAAACAGGCTAAAGGATGTGTCATGTATTACGGTCGGCCAGAGCAGGACGTCGAAAAGCTGAAAACACTTAACACAGATGTGCTGGGATTCTTCGGCAGTCAGGATAAAGGCATTACACCGGAGTCTGTCAAAACATTCGAAGAGAATATGGCAAAAGCTGGCGAAAAAGTAACGGTGAAGATGTATGATGCTGGGCATGGTTTCGCAAACCCAAGCAACCCTGTTTACAACAAAGAAGCCGCTGCCGATGCCTATAAATTGGCGCTGGCTTACCTGAAAGATAAGCTGAAGGCATAA
- a CDS encoding gamma-glutamylcyclotransferase family protein: protein MTSNPDFLIVYGTLRPPFDNTFSQYLRQRGRYVGEGSFTGQSFDMGSYPGAVYQENSDTRVHGSVFEISSQKEAILTYLDYYEGVGDQFEQPTEYIRAIIPVEFNDTTTDCWIYLYNLQTDDKPLIESGDYSVHIGKPFSWPA from the coding sequence ATGACCTCTAATCCTGACTTCCTGATCGTTTACGGAACCCTCCGACCACCCTTCGACAACACATTTTCCCAGTACCTGCGCCAACGGGGTCGCTATGTGGGCGAAGGCTCCTTTACGGGCCAGTCATTCGACATGGGAAGTTATCCAGGAGCTGTTTATCAGGAAAACAGCGATACGCGTGTGCATGGTTCGGTCTTTGAAATTAGCAGCCAAAAAGAAGCCATACTAACTTATCTCGATTACTATGAAGGCGTGGGGGATCAGTTTGAACAACCTACGGAATATATCAGAGCAATCATTCCAGTTGAATTCAATGACACTACAACCGACTGCTGGATTTACCTGTATAATTTACAAACAGACGACAAACCTTTAATTGAGTCAGGTGACTATTCTGTACACATTGGTAAGCCTTTCAGTTGGCCTGCCTGA